One Phycisphaerae bacterium genomic window, TTTATAACTTGCTTTCAAATACGGTGTTACGTTTTAGTTTTGAACATTAGAATTTTGGTAATTCAATATTGTTTAGGATTTCGGATTTAGTATTTAGGATTTTGGTTGCGGCCTAAAGGCCGCGACAAGTCATCCGCGGTTAATTCCTTCGTGTTTATTCGTGGTTAATTTTCTTTGCGCCTTAGTGGCTAACTCTTAATACAAATTCAGTATCGTCGGCAGCAGCTTAAGCTGCTGGAGAGCCTCTTTAAATTCAACAACGCCAATCAGTGCTACGAACCACCAAACCTCGAAAAGTGTTCTCCTGAAAATCTTCGGCTTTACGGTATATTCTTCCGGCTCGGTCAATAACTTAAATGACGGGAAAAACGCCGGTGTGCTTTTGCGATAATCGTCGAACGCCTCTTTATGAATGCCGGCAAGTTTCGCTTCCTCGGCCTTTATCACATACGGATAATACAGCGCGAAGGCAGCAGCAAGGCAAGCGGGTATTGTCAGCGTTTCCGTTGCAAGGCCGATTCCTATCGCGCCTAAAAACGAGAAAAAATACAATGGGTTTCTGGACAGCGAATAGGGTCCTGTCGTTATGAGTGTGCCGCTCTTATATCCTGATATATACAGCGAGCACCACAATCGGCCCGTCACGGCGATGCCGATTAAGGCCGCCCCTATCAGGAAGAACATCGAACCCCACAGGCTGTTTTCCCATTGGCTTTTGGATATTAATAACAGTGCGACAACCCCCAGGCCGAAAAACCTGCTGGCGAGGATTCTTTGTTTTCGTGCGAAGCTTCTTTTGGCCACTATAATACTCCTGAAAGTTATAAAGATGTGATAATAGCCGGAATTTGTCCTGCCGACAATAGATTTCTCTTTTTAAGCAGGATTGAAAAATTCGTTTTGGGTTTCGGTATTGGTAAAGTCGCGTTATCGTTATTTGTTGTCGTGCCCGGTCAACTAAACCCGTAACGAAACCGAAAAACGGAACGTTACCGATACCTATACCGATACCTGAATTCTTAATGGCAGCTTTAATCTGCGTTAATCAGCGGTTAAATAACGGCAATTACTGTTTTTTTATCCTTCTGTCGTATTAGCTTTTGTATTTACGAAGTAGATAAGGTTTTCGAATTCTGTTTCGAGGTTGAGGTTATGGACTACGATTTTGTCATCGCCTTTTAATCTTATTGGCGCGAAGTTTAGTACACCTTTTATGCCTGCCGGTATTAGTTTTTCGAATGCTTCCTGTGCGGCGAAGTCGGGTACGGCTATGATAGCCAGTTCGATTTCGTTGGTTTTTGCGAAGCCTGCCAGTTCGTCCATGGGCAGGATGAGTGCATCGGCTTTTCGGTTATATTTTGCAGGGTCGATATCGAAGCCTGCGACGATTCTTATTTCGCTTTTGGCGAAGCCGGGGTAGTTAATCAGTGCTCGGCCGAGGTTCCCGACACCGACCACGATGAATTTTTGAAGTTTATCTTTGCCCAGTACTCTATTGAGTTGTGTCAGCAGTTCGTCTATTTGGTATCCGCCCCTGCGGTTGCCTGAAATGCCGAACAGCGAAAAATCCTTCCTGACCTGGGATGCTGTGACTCCTGTGGCATCAGCGAGATTGTCAGAAAAAACCTTCATGAAATTGAGAGATTTGAGACGCAAAGCGGCATTCTTGTACCGCGAAAGCCTTAATATCCTGCTCCTGTTCGACATTTTCAATGCCTTTCAGTGTAAAAAATGAGCTTTTTTGCGATTTGAAACCAACTTGTACGCCAAAAAATACTTATAAAATATATAATAGGCTTGATTGTAGTGATAGTCAAGTGATATTTTGTGATTTTATTCACGAAAAAGAGGGCTTTAACCGCGGATGGACACAGAGATATTCAGACACGGAACAACACGGATTAACACGGTTAATTTGCTTTAAGGCGATGTTCTGCGAACATTATAAATTCAAAACGTGTGCCTTACTTACAAGTAACCCGCCTTCGCTAAAGCTTCTGCGGGTAAAACTTGACGTCGGCATATCGTTTTGAATTTTTCTGCCGTTATACGGCTGCGACTTAAAGCAAATGCAAAACGGTTTCGGCTCCGCCGTCGTCCCACAGGGAATAAGGGACTTCCGTCTTTGCCAAAAGACTACGAACGGACAGGGTGGCGGACAAGTTTCGCGGATAATTTAAAATTAAAAACTAAAAATTATCTTCGTGTCTTCGTGGTGCAATAAGTTTAACACGAAACGGGGGAGGACAATTTCGGTTTTCCAAAACAATATATAAAAAAACAGCCGGTGCGCCCAGTGCTGTTGAAAATCAACCCTCTGAGCCAACGCCTAAAAGCGGCACCAGCAATAATAATATCGGAAATAACGAGCCAAAAGTCAAGAAAAAGCTGCTTGTGTCAGAAAGCGAAAAAAGGTCATTCCCGAGTGCGGCTTCCTGAGTTGGGAGCAGGGAACCCTATACCCTGAAAATAACCTTTGAATTGATAAAAAAGACTTGTTCGCCTCCGGCGGAGGGGTATAATCGCTGTTATAAACAGGATGTTTAATGAATTATTGGACAAAACTTAGTATTGAATATGCAAATCAAAGACACTATTTAGACGATCTATTTGTAGTATATCCAACCATTCCTGAAGGAATCAGGGATATTGAGAAAAGTAAGCTCTTGCATATAGAACGTGCCTTTAAGAAAAAAGATAACATTGCTCTTATGGATGAGTTGTTAGACTGTGAAATTTTCCCAATTAAAGACTCTTATGTTGCCTATCTGAAACGTGACCAATCTGCTATAAAACGTAATCCAGCAACTGTTAGTAGATTATGTGGTCGACTTTATGAGATGGGATTGGACAAAATATTTGAGCGATGTTCGGAGCCTAAAGAAACTAATAGACAAATTGGTCCATTGTTCAAACGTTGGTTAAAATCTAAAGCATTGGGAGTTGAATGTTTACCTGTTCATAAATTTTTAAAATCCAAGGATAACGCAATTCTGGATGGTTCAGATGCTGATCTTATGGCATTTGCAAGAGAGCGACTTAATTATACGCATAACAAAGGTCTTGATATGGTTGCTCGGTTTAATGGCAAATATATAATTGCAGAAGCAAAGTTTTTAACGGACTTCGGTGGACATCAAAATGCACAGTTTGCAGATGCTCTATCTACTCTGGAAGCAGAATGTTCTGCAATAAAAGTTGGTATTTTGGATGGGGTTCTTTACATCCATGGCAAAAATAAAATGTATTCATATATAGTTGAACACAAAGAACAATATAATATAATGAGTGCATTGGTGTTAAGAGATTTTCTATATCAGGTATAATAAAATGCTTTTGGAATATCCAAATAAAAAAAACGAACAGGCAATATTAGATCCGAACGGACGAGGTTCTCTCAAAAAAATAACACTTGTTGAATCAAAAAACAAGTTAATAC contains:
- a CDS encoding restriction endonuclease gives rise to the protein MNYWTKLSIEYANQRHYLDDLFVVYPTIPEGIRDIEKSKLLHIERAFKKKDNIALMDELLDCEIFPIKDSYVAYLKRDQSAIKRNPATVSRLCGRLYEMGLDKIFERCSEPKETNRQIGPLFKRWLKSKALGVECLPVHKFLKSKDNAILDGSDADLMAFARERLNYTHNKGLDMVARFNGKYIIAEAKFLTDFGGHQNAQFADALSTLEAECSAIKVGILDGVLYIHGKNKMYSYIVEHKEQYNIMSALVLRDFLYQV
- a CDS encoding isoprenylcysteine carboxylmethyltransferase family protein, translated to MAKRSFARKQRILASRFFGLGVVALLLISKSQWENSLWGSMFFLIGAALIGIAVTGRLWCSLYISGYKSGTLITTGPYSLSRNPLYFFSFLGAIGIGLATETLTIPACLAAAFALYYPYVIKAEEAKLAGIHKEAFDDYRKSTPAFFPSFKLLTEPEEYTVKPKIFRRTLFEVWWFVALIGVVEFKEALQQLKLLPTILNLY
- a CDS encoding redox-sensing transcriptional repressor Rex translates to MSNRSRILRLSRYKNAALRLKSLNFMKVFSDNLADATGVTASQVRKDFSLFGISGNRRGGYQIDELLTQLNRVLGKDKLQKFIVVGVGNLGRALINYPGFAKSEIRIVAGFDIDPAKYNRKADALILPMDELAGFAKTNEIELAIIAVPDFAAQEAFEKLIPAGIKGVLNFAPIRLKGDDKIVVHNLNLETEFENLIYFVNTKANTTEG